A stretch of DNA from Granulicella pectinivorans:
TCAATCGTTTGGGGTCGGGCCGATAGACGATCGCGGGAACGATCATGCCGTCAGCCGTGTTGTAGGTCACGCGGTCGGCAATCACGCCCGGCGTGGGCGAGAAGGTAGACCACGTATGTGGCTCGAGCGCAGGCAGCTTGGCAGGAACGAAAAGCTGATGACGAATTTCGGCCCGCCATGCCGCGATGCGGGCCTTCTGGGCAGCAGGTGTCAGCGTAGCTGCCGCAGGAAGAGGCGCGACGGGCGCACCGATGCCGGCAGCGGAACGTTGCGCGGGCGTCATACGCCCATCGGGATCGGGCGTCTGGGCAAGCGTGATGCCACAAGCAAGCAGGAGCGAGCCGAGGACCGATACGCGAAGGAGCGGGGAAGGAAGGCTGATGTGCATGCACGCAAAGCATACAGGGGGTACAGGCCGCAGGTCGACTCCCTCCCCCCCCCCCGCTAGAAGAGTTCGATATCGTCGCCAAGCTCCGCATCGCCCGCTGGGACCAAATGTGGAGCAGCCATCGAACCTGTCGTGAGCGAAGCGTGAATGTCCCGCTCCGACTGCATCGTGTAACGTCGCGCACACGTCTCCAGCACTCTCGCCTCATCCGCAGCAGCGACCCCGCGCCCTATCACGACCGCTTCCTCTGCGGTCCGATGCAATTGCGTGAGACAGACGGATACGGTTTCCGCGAAGACATCGCCCGCACGGAAGCGGTTGCGTGCCGCCAGGATCTCTTCACCCAGCGCAGAGGCCGACAACGCCACCTCCCGCAGACGTGCCGCTCCCTGCTCGCTTGCTGCCTTCATTGTTTCCATCGTCGTCTGCATCGTGCGCGTCAGACCGGCATCGTCCTCCACCGCACGAGGAGAGACGAGCAAAGCAACGGCCACGTCCATCGAACGGAGTGACAGTGCCGCATGGCGCGAGCGCTCATCGGCACTCGCTGCGAGCTCCCGGAGCGTCGATGCGAGCACGGATAGCGTGTCTCCACGCGCGCCAAGGTGCGCCGCGCGGACGCTGGCGTTCAGCGCCACGCGAAGAAGCTGCACGTCAAGGCCGCGAATCTCTGCCGCCGCCTCGTTCATCATCGTCAGGGTTGCGCCGAGATCGCGTGCGGCCGCCTGACTGGCAGCCTCGGCGCCGCGGTGACTGGTAACTGCCTCGGCAATCGCATCGACGCAATGCTTCACCTCAAGGAAGAACGCGCTGTCATCTCCATGATCGCGAACAAGCGCGTGTCCTTTGGCTGCCATGCCCTCCACCGAAACGGCAATCGCTTCCAGGTCGTGCCAGAGACGCAAGACCGAGCGGTCGAAGATATCTCCCGCGGAGACGAGCTGTGTGGCTTCAAGATTCAGGGCTGTGCGCGTACTCTCCGGCATCTGTTCCCCGACCGTCTGCGCCGAAAGATGACGCAGGGCTGCAACGATATGCTCAACCTGCTGTCGCGTGATGTCGTGAAACTGGATGGAGGTCACGGCATGCATCATGGAACGGGAGATGGCGCGCGAGTCTTGTGCAAGCTGCGTGGAAAGTGTTGCCGCTGCCTCCTGCTGCGCGGAGAAGGCATCGAGACTGTGCAGCACATGCGGAACGACACGCGCGAGATGATCGAGCAATTGATCCGTCCCGCGAAGACTCAGCGCAAGCTGCGTCACCTGGCGGCCGACAGCGGAGGCCGCGTCAAGCACATGCTCCACCTGCGCCTGCATGCGCCGCGCCAGCGTCAGCACCTCATCCGTCAGCGAACTGAGTTCATCGCCCGCACCGCCCAGCCGCGCGGACTCGATACGCGTCATGGTGCAGACCACATGGAAGCTCGCCACGGCCTGCCGGAACCCACCGAAAATGCTGCTGACCTGCCCAGCTTCTGTACGCAGCGTTGTAAGATACGAGCGATCTGCGGTCGCGCTGGCGACAAGACGACGGCAGCGTTCGAGCGCATCGGTCAGCGTCGCCGAAGCCTCTGCGCCGCCGCCCCCAGCGGTTGATCGGATGACGCCATCAATCTCTGCTGCGATGCCGCCGGCGCTTTGCAGAAAATCCATGAGCCGCCCGCCAATGCGGAGGAAATCCTGTTCGGTGTCGCGGTTCATGGTATCGAGCAGATCGGCGACACGATCGAGCGCCGCGCAGGAAACAGCGCGTCCCGGCTTGCCGCTTCGATCGGAGACCAGGGAGCGAACGAATGTCTGAACGGTTGTAATGAGGCTCATGCGTGACTCTCTTTCCGTGAACCCTGCTGGTGGAGAACGGCAAGAGCCTGTTGAAGACGCACCCCATCCTGCGCGCTCATGGGGCGCCCCACACGCAGCATTCTCTCGAGGATGCGTGCTTGCGCCTGGGCACATTCCGCCGCCACGAAGGACTGACCGCACAAGGCAACAGCGGCGAGATGATGCATCGCGTCCAGATACGCTCGAATCTCGTCCGGTGCGTTGGCGGATGAGCTCTTCATCTGCCGGAGAGATGCCTCTGCGACGGCGAGATAGGCGTGCTGCAGGCGTTGCCAGGCAGCCGCCTGATCCGCACGCGGAAGCATCAAAAAAGCGATGCTCTCGGACTGACGAGGCAGCACGCGGATCTCGATGCGACAATCGTCTTCCACAAAAACAAAGACATCGCGGATCGCCTCAGCACTTCGTTCGGTGATAAGCAGAACATGCCACCAGAGATAGCAACCTTCAGGGTCAAACTCCGCGAGAGGGGGGAGAGCATCGAAGTGTGCTTTAACCCTGGTCGCTCCGAAATCACGCAGCTCATCGAGCAAGGAGAGTGGATCCGTGCCCGATCGGAAGAGATCCACATGCGGCTTGAAGAGGATCTCGTACGCTATCGGCACCGTGGCCGAACTCGCAGCAGGAAGCTCATGCCGGGTTGCCTGTCCGGCTGCAGGAAGAAGCCGCAGGACTGCCTCGCTCACCGAGCGTTCCCCGCTCGCCTCGCGCTCATCGTCTTCCATGTCGAGGATCTCGCGGATAACGTCGCAGGCCTTCAGTCCGCAATCGATCAGCTCCGAGGTGATGGCTAGCTTTCCGGCGCGGGCAAGGTCGAAGGCT
This window harbors:
- a CDS encoding Hpt domain-containing protein translates to MRTAFRAEALDLLPELDGALLAMEMEPQNTALVHRAFRAMHTIKGSGATAGFAHLARFAHGVEEAFDLARAGKLAITSELIDCGLKACDVIREILDMEDDEREASGERSVSEAVLRLLPAAGQATRHELPAASSATVPIAYEILFKPHVDLFRSGTDPLSLLDELRDFGATRVKAHFDALPPLAEFDPEGCYLWWHVLLITERSAEAIRDVFVFVEDDCRIEIRVLPRQSESIAFLMLPRADQAAAWQRLQHAYLAVAEASLRQMKSSSANAPDEIRAYLDAMHHLAAVALCGQSFVAAECAQAQARILERMLRVGRPMSAQDGVRLQQALAVLHQQGSRKESHA